A single Lolium perenne isolate Kyuss_39 chromosome 6, Kyuss_2.0, whole genome shotgun sequence DNA region contains:
- the LOC127308549 gene encoding uncharacterized protein isoform X2, with product MVTEEEAREAADGEEVQVEVADLGTTHLQVNLDSKLSSHGDIKEKGKIMDSTEGILRVTEDQVFEKAPSVAEIPLEHTPNGTASSLNGHMKEAKISNEKPQENGQKDNEQVEASSDGINTDQSNKSNGKETVDSFSHIESTTEDTSLLKSENEEPKEHYEQDVEGAAVEDKMVQKDTLQADEPTVPQQGQNLELAKVTEDTQHASTSCNPHDEVVADAPAGVQTSHDPNADDSAPLPDATDGNTETEPAKVDKESFPEDEDIAEHTNEIIKLEDQPSKQADDVDADLVQEEVPKSKKTDMPEDMTTTEQAHESTNGDQEVLNQESQEDTSDPVHEKTEETSHESNVSASEETTPEHDATAREPALDVQEVQSQGLAEEIADAKEVDTGKTVQESGVAFEEATSKDNIPTIEPSSDIQHPNSVESEEIKGLEDAKAEETSNQSNVTIAEDTKDKEATEAIQPVQGLEEEPKNSGTAEMDEASNEPLDVLNNLAEEDGVPACQPQVIELEDVKNTGVTETQEITQQSHVAASEELETEDNSREIESSNDDIQLILEQGSVEVKDTESSETQEICNERSISASEDHVEDDVTAEGPTSDAQKVKNVESAEEIKDNTADDIVEASNVATVEEADQQNNVLTSEDVSEQKMRGLEPEEIQNTEPVETEEASDQRHPAQEDIIPSDMLKTESTAEVTGTEATKTKALPQESNVSISDEPASEENATASEITCDAQKVNNLEQAEDVEGNKDTRAKETSDQSSESNVASLEEIATEDSTTILTDVSIQQLEEQEPVEFRGTETTEPQGISSSHIVSTTEDSASEDKVKAEPSLDTAENLESAPVTKETKDVKSTDAIAEEETPEDHVQELEAPVQTPPVEEPELEETKNTDNQMDATVLEDPTHEDDPTTSKSLVIESAEGSSSGATEGQEMPQVEVARSEDHEAEENMIASEPEILEPEPADEMRDSEATEPQSISQQSIVSSSEESVPEEDVTAREPVSDIKEVQTEEPELIDENNDVKAGEISNQSSGTIVGDAAQENLESATGTEETREVKSTDVIAEEKTAEELVQEFEGPVDIPPVDEPELEETKNTEPAEVHDNVTTNELPTEEVNDTEATEIAEIQNECADLTEDVKSNVPLADQAAPDEHAKAIEATADIPQVQEPELEDIKNSEHVEVEDNIIASDLPKEEIKDIEAMETEMIPDETTGANISELTNAVKSNVALAEEAAPEEHGTETEATIDIPQAQEPELEEVKNTEPDEMEENISATDQSAEEIKASEAMETEAVHESIDANNSKLAEDLEDDAAHEEHVIAAETTVQIPRAQEPELEEIKNSEPVEVKENMSASDLPAEEVNETEATENKVINKNTDANTSEPTEDANRNVAVADEAAPEEHVIATEATVDIPRAQEAELEETKNAEHVEVEENITATDLPAEEVEETEDTETEVISESTDANISEPTEDANRNAVADEATPEELVIATEATADIPPAQEPELEEIENAEHVEVEESITASNLPAEEGKETQDTETEVISKSTDANISEPTDDVKKNGAVADEAAPEEHLIATEETVDISRAQEPGIEEIENSEHVEVEENISASDLPAEEVKETEVISESTDANITEPTEDAKINVALADEAAPEQHVIATEATVDIPRAQEPELEETENAEHFEVEVNISANDLPAEEVKGTETMETGAISNSTDANITELTEDVALANEAVPDIHVDIPPAQEPALEEINNTEPVEAEDSITADDVPAEEINETKFMETEEIPHESTDDSLTASAPLADIQQAPEQEAVKDKCTDTTQNQTEPQQSIVSTAAEPTRTEEKPTVTELASDVQQVLERDSTEETTGIEDVHTEDDQQHGVSNLEKPVSENDVSESEPNVADQEVQEDKTAEVEDTAAMEAEEISTQDNIPTTENAAQESSEPGNDPDLLVQSEDIKEELLKAEETGQSNGATLEEQTAEDNAANETDPLADTKQVHGLESVKEYSSVDATEGEEASHPTSQDAGLEEIVSESNVATTEPTSDIQQVDDLDEAGEMMATEAINDEEISYPKTEAAPLEDPSPTDNGMSPKQNSVELDQETLGTEINNAEPIEQKDESSDIGEKTAFTTQKGESPTEEDDVQSSGDDTVGISNNIEQIKEQSKAVTEDDAIKSGEHTIDQDDEQLHSVELQLQVCERSVDVSAIEQPDDDVQKVNLGQQQKEDEVIKEQAEEIQRDEQKHDDSSTELTTETLLEHQSNEIGTTNWNEDTDMFEAEKTETVATEMLMNEQTPHIQQGSTPAIADAKVENSTEIKETPEQENAPNNTSTLYTDADAENHNEDEKENLETDAAVVKPSTDEQDGTTDETENPTVVPRNVEPKVHSEEKACINKANDGMQAIQASQEEIVDEVENKQEMQNEDTCVNNDEIQTKPLNEDASKLHSNDNTDIKMDDTISPFAEMTHGRIDAQPTEIEEVEENKGFRSISEYAVQCSNQNDVEHNLSIHPKVVDDNLATTEQSDAEVETNSNEEMATSCTAVTEAVKFDEAINNKANGADGALSDENLETSEDNRRNLEASSAVTSLGESMNEGNEHHNLALPAHSAVDGNTAEQASGLEVTERGLLFPEKPLPAESEEHEESQTTKEQNEEDIHEQETSDTEKEEKEDEQSDLPVSNFLMNLIMGKESTKPDSNLETEAEMKQEETTKDDSGLINSQQEESLVPIPTEYKVDNKLIFEQGKHNLEGSEETHDFKLESDEELSRNTHELEAPVSQNNVQDEISGELVPGGPGLMTEVESRNVKLGERATNSVCQEHMEAATQIEGGLKSNIDDSTNPKASQKNTLEGTTDLRHESLPEERSSDAVARQALLATEPDTGDEEKLPNDTDDLKSPLSTKREESTESSIIEAESTIKAEQENEVEKEEEKHHTINASGSTGGEIENLHDDSQKRTDAISDEKMAEITELDIGTEINLVDEKEISAGSKCEDKKQSSYELPNSELDSSEKALDIQSDGSSLHINQDKQDEFAGDQIVMEKNSLLDKPGKSNLHEEQEAEFGQESPKESDGGGQNCLAIREPVIEEENVNRTVESHVQTVNTKSNEEQETYKPQVQERDFDVVSAKEALEAEENFVEMAKPELSTDAERSQKEDKLNMAGEKTYDEKTKDGEEAKSFTDEATTKIEEQGALQKASHNQTRDLNVVLPTKAPGSEESFVDIKTPEFSTDEEQSPKKGESKMAEEKSSDKRTNSDEEAKNFTDETPIKIEEREAGQKASPKKHNILSGVGSKVKHQLAKVKKAIIGKPGHTKSELAKS from the exons ATGGTGACTGAAGAGGAGGCACGAGAGGCGGCAGATGGAGAG GAAGTTCAAGTGGAAGTTGCCGATCTAGGAACAACCCATTTGCAAGTGAACCTAGACAGCAAGCTTTCATCTCATGGAGATATCAAGGAGAAGGGCAAAATAATGGATTCAACTGAAGGAATTTTGAGGGTTACAGAGGATCAGGTTTTCGAAAAGGCACCCTCGGTAGCCGAAATTCCTCTAGAACATACTCCAAATGGTACAGCGTCTTCTCTGAATGGCCATATGAAAGAAGCGAAGATTTCAAATGAAAAGCCACAAGAAAATGGTCAGAAAGATAATGAGCAGGTAGAAGCCTCGTCAGATGGAATAAACACCGATCAGAGCAACAAAAGCAATGGCAAAGAGACAGTCGATTCTTTCAGTCATATTGAGAGCACTACAGAAGATACCAGTCTTCTGAAATCTGAGAATGAAGAGCCCAAGGAACATTATGAACAAGATGTAGAAGGTGCTGCAGTAGAGGACAAAATGGTGCAGAAAGACACACTGCAAGCTGACGAGCCAACAGTTCCTCAACAAGGCCAGAATCTGGAACTAGCAAAAGTAACCGAGGACACACAACATGCAAGCACGTCATGTAATCCTCATGATGAAGTTGTAGCTGACGCACCTGCTGGAGTCCAGACTTCTCATGACCCTAATGCCGATGACTCTGCTCCCCTTCCAGATGCAACTGATGGAAACACAGAAACAGAACCAGCTAAAGTGGATAAAGAGAGCTTccctgaagatgaagatattgcaGAACATACAAATGAAATTATCAAACTAGAAGATCAACCAAGCAAGCAAGCTGATGATGTGGATGCAGACTTGGTGCAGGAAGAGGTGCCTAAAAGCAAGAAAACTGATATGCCAGAAGATATGACTACAACTGAGCAAGCTCATGAGTCAACGAATGGTGATCAAGAAGTGTTGAATCAGGAATCGCAAGAAGACACTAGTGACCCTGTGCATGAAAAAACTGAAGAAACTTCCCACGAGAGCAATGTGTCTGCCTCTGAGGAGACAACTCCAGAACATGATGCAACTGCAAGGGAGCCAGCCCTCGATGTTCAAGAAGTGCAGAGCCAAGGATTAGCAGAAGAAATAGCAGATGCCAAAGAAGTTGATACCGGGAAAACAGTTCAGGAAAGTGGTGTTGCTTTTGAGGAGGCAACTTCAAAAGATAATATaccaaccattgaaccaagttctgATATCCAACATCCCAATAGTGTGGAATCAGAAGAAATCAAGGGTCTTGAAGATGCCAAAGCTGAAGAAACCTCCAATCAAAGCAATGTGACAATTGCTGAAGATACAAAAGATAAGGAAGCAACAGAAGCTATACAACCAGTGCAAGGGTTGGAAGAAGAACCTAAGAATTCTGGAACTGCTGAAATGGATGAAGCCTCCAATGAACCACTGGATGTCCTCAATAACCTTGCTGAAGAAGACGGTGTACCAGCATGTCAGCCCCAGGTGATAGAATTAGAAGACGTAAAGAACACTGGAGTCACTGAAACTCAAGAAATCACTCAACAAAGTCATGTTGCTGCTTCAGAGGAACTAGAAACAGAAGACAATTCTAGGGAAATTGAGTCATCGAATGATGATATCCAGCTAATCCTAGAACAAGGATCAGTTGAAGTTAAGGACACAGAATCTTCGGAGACTCAAGAAATCTGCAATGAAAGAAGTATTTCTGCTTCTGAGGACCATGTAGAAGATGATGTGACAGCAGAAGGACCAACCTCTGATGCCCAAAAAGTAAAGAATGTTGAATCAGCAGAAGAAATCAAGGATAACACAGCTGACGATATCGTCGAAGCCTCTAATGTGGCAACTGTTGAAGAGGCAGATCAACAAAACAATGTGCTAACAAGTGAGGATGTGTCTGAACAGAAAATGCGGGGGCTTGAGCCAGAAGAAATACAGAACACTGAACCAGTTGAAACAGAAGAAGCTTCTGATCAAAGGCATCCTGCTCAAGAAGATATTATACCAAGTGATATGCTGAAGACTGAGTCAACAGCAGAAGTAACGGGAACTGAAGCCACCAAAACCAAAGCACTCCCCCAGGAAAGCAATGTTTCCATTTCTGACGAGCCTGCTTCAGAAGAAAATGCAACAGCAAGTGAAATAACCTGTGATGCTCAAAAAGTAAACAATTTAGAACAAGCAGAAGATGTTGAGGgcaacaaagataccagagctaaAGAAACCTCTGACCAAAGCAGCGAAAGCAACGTTGCTAGTCTAGAGGAGATAGCCACAGAAGATAGCACAACAATCCTAACAGATGTCAGTATTCAGCAGCTTGAAGAGCAAGAACCAGTTGAATTCAGGGGCACGGAAACTACCGAACCTCAAGGAATCTCCTCATCTCACATTGTCTCTACTACTGAGGATTCCGCATCAGAAGATAAGGTGAAGGCAGAACCAAGTCTTGACACCGCAGAGAATTTAGAATCAGCACCAGTAACTAAGGAAACTAAAGATGTGAAAAGCACTGATGCAATTGCTGAGGAGGAAACTCCAGAGGACCATGTACAGGAACTTGAGGCACCTGTTCAAACACCACCAGTGGAGGAGCCAGAACTAGAAGAGACCAAGAATACTGATAATCAAATGGATGCCACCGTCCTTGAGGACCCAACTCATGAAGATGACCCAACCACAAGTAAGTCGCTTGTGATAGAATCAGCAGAAGGGAGCAGCAGTGGAGCCACTGAAGGTCAAGAGATGCCTCAAGTCGAAGTTGCTCGGTCGGAAGACCACGAAGCAGAAGAAAATATGATAGCAAGTGAGCCAGAAATCCTGGAACCAGAACCTGCTGATGAAATGAGAGACagtgaagctactgaacctcaaaGTATCTCACAACAAAGCATTGTTTCAAGTTCTGAAGAGTCTGTCCCAGAAGAAGATGTGACAGCAAGAGAACCAGTTTCTGATATCAAAGAAGTGCAAACTGAAGAACCAGAACTGATAGATGAAAATAATGATGTGAAAGCTGGAGAAATATCCAACCAAAGCAGTGGAACTATTGTTGGAGACGCAGCTCAAGAGAATTTAGAATCAGCAACAGGAACCGAGGAAACTAGAGAAGTGAAAAGCACTGATGTAATTGCTGAGGAGAaaactgcagaagaacttgtgcaGGAATTTGAGGGACCTGTTGACATACCACCAGTGGACGAGCCAGAACTAGAAGAGACCAAGAATACTGAGCCTGCTGAGGTGCATGACAACGTAACAACAAACGAGCTGCCAACAGAAGAGGTGAATGATACTGAAGCCACAGAGATTGCAGAAATCCAGAATGAGTGTGCTGATCTCACTGAAGACGTCAAAAGCAATGTTCCCCTTGCAGACCAGGCAGCTCCTGATGAGCATGCAAAAGCAATAGAAGCAACTGCTGATATACCACAGGTGCAAGAACCAGAACTAGAGGATATCAAGAATAGTGAACATGTTGAAGTGGAAGATAATATAATAGCAAGTGACCTGCCAAAAGAAGAGATCAAGGACATTGAAGCCATGGAAACTGAAATGATCCCTGATGAGACTACTGGTGCAAACATCAGCGAGCTCACCAATGCTGTGAAAAGCAATGTTGCTCTTGCAGAAGAGGCAGCGCCTGAAGAACATGGAACAGAAACCGAGGCAACAATTGATATACCACAAGCACAAGAGCCAGAACTAGAAGAGGTCAAGAATACTGAACCTGATGAGATGGAAGAAAACATATCGGCAACTGACCAGTCAGCAGAAGAGATCAAGGCCAGTGAAGCCATGGAAACTGAAGCAGTCCACGAGAGCATTGATGCAAACAACAGCAAGctcgctgaagatcttgaagaCGATGCAGCTCATGAAGAACATGTAATAGCAGCCGAGACAACAGTGCAAATACCACGAGCACAGGAGCCAGAACTAGAAGAGATCAAGAATAGTGAACCTGTTGAGGTGAAAGAAAACATGTCAGCAAGTGACCTGCCAGCAGAAGAGGTGAATGAAACTGAAGCCACAGAAAATAAAGTAATCAACAAGAACACTGATGCAAATACAAGTGAGCCCACTGAAGATGCGAATAGAAATGTTGCTGTTGCAGACGAGGCAGCTCCTGAAGAACATGTAATAGCTACTGAGGCAACAGTTGATATACCACGAGCACAAGAGGCAGAGCTAGAAGAGACCAAGAATGCTGAACATGTTGAGGTGGAAGAAAACATAACAGCAACTGACCTGCCagcagaagaggtggaggaaactGAAGACACGGAAACTGAAGTAATCAGCGAGAGCACTGATGCAAATATCAGTGAGCCCACTGAAGATGCCAACAGAAATGCTGTTGCAGACGAGGCAACTCCTGAAGAACTTGTAATAGCAACTGAGGCAACAGCTGATATACCACCAGCACAAGAAccagagctagaagagattgagaaTGCTGAACATGTTGAGGTGGAAGAAAGCATAACAGCAAGTAACCTGCCAGCAGAAGAGGGGAAGGAAACTCAAGACACGGAAACTGAAGTAATCAGCAAGAGTACTGATGCAAATATCAGTGAGCCCACTGATGATGTGAAGAAAAATGGTGCTGTTGCAGATGAGGCAGCTCCTGAAGAACATCTTATAGCAACTGAGGAAACGGTTGATATATCACGAGCACAAGAGCCAGGGATAGAAGAGATCGAGAATTCTGAGCATGTTGAGGTGGAAGAAAACATATCAGCAAGTGACCTTCCGGCAGAAGAGGTGAAGGAAACTGAAGTAATCAGCGAGAGCACTGATGCAAATATCACTGAGCCCACTGAAGATGCGAAAATAAATGTTGCTCTTGCAGACGAGGCAGCTCCTGAACAACATGTAATAGCCACTGAGGCAACAGTTGATATACCACGAGCACAAGAGCCAGAGCTAGAAGAGACTGAGAATGCTGAACATTTTGAGGTTGAAGTAAACATATCAGCAAATGACCTGCCAGCAGAAGAGGTGAAGGGCACTGAGACAATGGAAACTGGAGCAATCAGCAACAGTACTGATGCAAACATCACTGAGCTCACTGAAGACGTTGCTCTTGCAAACGAGGCAGTTCCTGACATACATGTAGATATACCGCCAGCACAGGAGCCAGCACTAGAAGAGATTAATAATACTGAACCTGTTGAAGCGGAAGACAGTATAACAGCGGATGATGTCCCAGCAGAAGAGATAAATGAGACTAAATTCATGGAGACTGAAGAAATCCCTCATGAGAGCACAGATGATAGTTTGACAGCCAGTGCACCACTTGCTGATATTCAACAAGCCCCAGAACAAGAAGCAGTTAAAGACAAGTGCACAGACACAACACAAAACCAAACAGAACCCCAACAAAGCATTGTTTCTACTGCTGCTGAGCCTACTCGAACAGAAGAAAAACCAACAGTGACAGAGCTAGCTTCCGATGTACAACAAGTGCTTGAACGAGATTCAACCGAAGAAACCACAGGAATTGAAGATGTGCATACTGAAGATGACCAGCAACACGGAGTTTCTAACCTTGAGAAGCCAGTGTCAGAAAATGATGTGTCAGAAAGTGAGCCAAATGTTGCTGATCAAGAAGTGCAGGAGGACAAAACAGCAGAGGTCGAAGACACAGCAGCTATGGAAGCTGAAGAAATATCTACCCAAGATAATATCCCTACTACTGAAAATGCAGCTCAAGAAAGCAGTGAACCAGGAAATGATCCAGATTTGCTTGTCCAATCTGAAGATATCAAGGAAGAGCTTCTAAAGGCAGAGGAAACAGGCCAAAGTAATGGTGCCACCCTTGAAGAACAAACTGCAGAAGACAATGCTGCAAATGAAACCgaccctcttgctgatactaaacAAGTGCATGGACTAGAATCAGTGAAAGAATACAGCAGTGTTGATGCCACTGAAGGTGAAGAAGCCTCCCATCCAACAAGCCAAGATGCTGGTTTAGAGGAGATAGTTTCAGAAAGTAATGTAGCAACAACTGAGCCAACTTCTGATATTCAGCAAGTAGATGACTTGGATGAAGCAGGAGAAATGATGGCCACTGAAGCTATCAATGATGAAGAAATTTCCTATCCAAAAACAGAGGCTGCCCCTTTGGAGGATCCATCTCCAACAGACAATGGAATGTCACCAAAACAAAATTCTGTAGAGTTAGACCAAGAAACCTTGGGAACTGAAATCAACAATGCAGAGCCAATAGAACAAAAG GACGAATCATCTGACATCGGTGAAAAAACTGCTTTTACAACTCAGAAAGGTGAGAGCCCTACTGAGGAAGATGATGTACAAAGTTCTGGTGATGATACAGTAGGGATTTCAAACAATATTGAGCAAATCAAAGAACAGTCAAAAGCTGTAACTGAAGATGACGCAATAAAAAGCGGTGAACATACCATTGATCAAGATGACGAGCAGCTTCACAGTGTGGAACTTCAATTGCAAGTTTGTGAGAGGTCAGTGGATGTTTCAGCCATTGAGCAGCCAGATGATGACGTACAAAAGGTTAACTTGGGTCAGCAGCAGAAGGAAGATGAGGTGATTAAAGAGCAAGCAGAAGAAATTCAGAGAGATGAGCAGAAACATGATGACAGTAGCACCGAGTTAACCACCGAGACATTATTGGAGCATCAGAGCAATGAAATTGGCACAACAAACTGGAATGAGGACACTGATATGTTTGAG GCTGAAAAAACAGAGACAGTGGCTACTGAAATGCTCATGAATGAACAAACCCCACATATACAACAGGGATCTACCCCAGCCATTGCAGATGCAAAGGTTGAGAACTCCACAGAAATAAAGGAAACGCCTGAACAAGAAAATGCACCCAACAACACTAGCACTTTATATACTGATGCCGATGCTGAAAATCATAATGAAGATGAGAAGGAGAATCTAGAAACAGATGCAGCAGTAGTAAAACCTTCTACTGACGAACAAGATGGAACAACTGATGAAACTGAG AATCCTACAGTGGTTCCTCGGAATGTTGAACCCAAAGTACACAGCGAGGAGAAAGCATGCATAAACAAGGCCAATGATGGTATGCAGGCCATTCAAGCATCACAAGAAGAGATCGTTGATGAAGTGGAAAATAAGCAAGAAATGCAAAATGAAGATACCTGTGTTAACAATGATGAAATTCAGACCAAACCTCTAAATGAAGATGCATCAAAATTGCATTCCAATGACAACACAGATATCAAAATGGACGATACCATCAGCCCCTTTGCAGAAATGACGCATGGAAGAATAGATGCACAGCCCACAGAAATCGAAGAGGTGGAGGAAAACAAGGGATTCCGTTCCATTTCAGAATATGCTGTACAATGTTCTAATCAGAATGACGTTGAGCACAACTTAAGCATTCATCCAAAG GTTGTAGATGACAATTTGGCAACAACAGAGCAGAGTGATGCAGAAGTTGAAACTAACTCGAATGAGGAAATGGCGACTAGCTGTACAGCAGTCACTGAAGCAGTCAAATTTGATGAAGCTATCAACAATAAG GCTAATGGAGCTGATGGGGCACTATCTGATGAAAATCTCGAGACCTCTGAGGACAACAGAAGGAACCTCGAGGCTTCATCTGCAGTTACGTCATTGGGAGAAAGTATGAATGAAGGCAATGAACATCATAATCTTGCTCTTCCTGCACACTCTGCAGTGGATGGAAACACAGCTGAGCAAGCATCTGGCTTAGAGGTGACAGAAAGAGGGCTGTTGTTTCCAGAGAAGCCACTCCCCGCTGAATCAGAAGAGCATGAAGAGAGTCAAACAACCAAAGAACAAAATGAAGAGGACATACATGAGCAAGAAACTAGTGACACGGAGAAAGAAGAGAAAGAAGATGAACAAAGTGATTTGCCTGTCTCCAATTTTCTGATGAACCTGATCATGGGAAAAGAGAGTACTAAGCCAGACAGTAATTTGGAAACTGAGGCTGAAATGAAGCAagaagaaactacaaaagatgacAGTGGTTTGATCAACTCTCAACAGGAAGAAAGCTTGGTGCCAATTCCTACAGAATATAAGGTGGACAACAAGCTCATCTTTGAACAAGGAAAACATAATCTAGAAGGCTCTGAAGAAACACATGATTTCAAGCTGGAAAGTGATGAAGAGCTCAGTAGGAACACTCATGAATTGGAAGCACCAGTATCCCAAAACAATGTCCAAGATGAAATATCTGGTGAACTAGTACCAGGTGGACCTGGGCTGATGACAGAAGTGGAAAGTAGAAACGTTAAGCTAGGTGAAAGGGCAACCAATTCTGTTTGTCAAGAACATATGGAAGCGGCAACACAAATTGAAGGAGGCTTGAAGAGCAACATTGATGACTCCACAAACCCAAAGGCTTCTCAAAAGAATACATTAGAAGGAACAACAGACCTTCGGCATGAGTCTTTACCTGAAGAGAGAAGTTCTGATGCAGTGGCCAGACAAGCGCTCTTGGCGACAGAACCGGATACAggtgatgaagagaaattgcctaatGACACTGATGATCTTAAAAGCCCTCTGAGCACAAAGAGAGAAGAGTCCACTGAATCTTCCATCATTGAGGCCGAAAGTACTATCAAGGCAGAACAGGAGAATGAAGTAGAGAAGGAAGAAGAGAAACATCATACAATCAACGCAAGTGGATCTACTGGAGGAGAGATAGAAAATCTGCATGATGACTCGCAGAAAAGAACAGACGCAATATCTGATGAGAAGATGGCTGAAATTACTGAACTAGATATTGGCACTGAGATAAATTTGGTTGATGAAAAGGAGATTTCTGCAGGCTCAAAATGCgaggacaaaaaacaaagtagctATGAGTTACCAAACAGTGAACTAGACAGCTCAGAGAAAGCTTTGGATATTcagtcagatggttccagcttgcATATAAACCAAGATAAGCAAGATGAATTTGCTGGAGACCAAATTGTGATGGAGAAGAACAGCCTACTAGACAAGCCAGGCAAGTCAAATTTGCATGAAGAGCAGGAAGCGGAATTTGGACAAGAGTCTCCTAAAGAATCTGATGGAGGTGGTCAGAATTGTTTGGCTATAAGAGAACCTGTGATCGAAGAAGAGAATGTAAATCGAACAGTTGAAAGCCATGTGCAAACAGTGAACACAAAATCCAACGAAGAGCAAGAAACATATAAGCCACAGGTTCAGGAACGTGATTTCGATGTGGTTTCAGCAAAAGAAGCTCTTGAGGCTGAAGAAAATTTTGTGGAGATGGCAAAGCCAGAATTAAGCACAGATGCAGAACGAAGTCAAAAGGAAGATAAACTAAATATGGCAGGAGAGAAGACTTATGATGAGAAGACAAAGGATGGAGAGGAAGCTAAGAGTTTCACTGATGAAGCAACAACGAaaattgaagaacaaggagccttACAGAAGGCGTCACATAATCAGACACGTGATCTCAATGTGGTTTTACCAACGAAAGCTCCTGGGAGTGAAGAAAGTTTCGTGGATATAAAAACGCCAGAGTTCAGCACAGATGAAGAACAGAGTCCAAAGAAAGGTGAATCAAAGATGGCTGAAGAGAAGAGTTCTGACAAGAGAACAAACAGTGACGAGGAAGCTAAGAATTTCACTGATGAAACACCAATAAAAATTGAAGAACGAGAGGCAGGACAGAAGGCATCACCTAAGAAGCATAATATCCTATCTGGTGTCGGGTCAAAGGTAAAGCACCAACTAGCAAAAGTGAAGAAAGCTATCATAGGCAAGCCAGGTCACACCAAATCTGAGTTAGCGAAATCTTAA